A genomic region of Streptosporangium lutulentum contains the following coding sequences:
- a CDS encoding sigma 54-interacting transcriptional regulator, whose amino-acid sequence MPHIPEPRTLRELRASGHIHRTVKAEIRENLLARLRAGEPRFPGIIGFDDTVLPYLERALLAGHDLVLLGERGQGKTRLIRTITTLLDEWTPVVSGCEINDHPYEPSCVRCRRLAEETGEELPISWRHRDERYGEKLATPDTSVGDLIGDIDPIKIAEGRTLGDPETVHYGLVPRSNRGVFSVNELPDLAERIQVSLLNVLEERDIQVRGYNLRLPLDILLIASANPEDYTNRGRIITPLKDRFGAEIRTHYPLSIENELVLIRQEAALDEMGADVPDHLIEVIARFTRLVRESTAVDARSGVSARFSIAAAETAAASAVRRAALTGEERPVARVADLPGIVHTLRGKVEFEVSEEGRETEVLAHLLRRAVAETFRGTLGGVDLTALLDRFSEGVQVESGAMIPAAELLRRIGPVQGLAKIMSQLGIGDESPGHAAAALEFALEGLYLLRRLSKDEVDGTAVYRT is encoded by the coding sequence GTGCCTCACATTCCAGAGCCACGTACTCTGCGCGAGCTTCGCGCGAGCGGCCATATTCACCGTACGGTAAAGGCCGAGATCCGCGAGAACCTCCTGGCCCGTCTGCGGGCCGGGGAGCCGCGGTTCCCCGGCATCATCGGCTTCGACGACACCGTCCTGCCCTATCTCGAACGAGCACTGCTGGCCGGGCACGACCTGGTCCTGCTCGGCGAGCGCGGCCAGGGCAAGACCCGCCTCATCCGCACCATCACGACCCTCCTGGACGAGTGGACGCCGGTCGTCTCCGGCTGCGAGATCAACGACCACCCCTACGAGCCCTCGTGCGTCCGCTGCCGCCGCCTGGCCGAGGAGACCGGCGAGGAGCTGCCGATCTCCTGGAGGCACAGGGACGAGCGGTACGGCGAGAAGCTCGCCACGCCCGACACCTCCGTCGGCGACCTGATCGGCGACATCGACCCCATCAAGATCGCCGAAGGACGCACGCTCGGCGACCCGGAGACGGTCCACTACGGCCTGGTTCCGAGAAGCAACCGGGGCGTGTTCTCCGTCAACGAGCTGCCCGACCTGGCCGAGCGGATCCAGGTGTCGCTGCTCAACGTGCTGGAGGAGCGCGACATCCAGGTCAGGGGATACAACCTGCGCCTGCCGCTGGACATCCTGCTGATCGCCAGCGCCAACCCCGAGGACTACACCAACCGCGGCCGGATCATCACCCCCCTGAAGGACCGCTTCGGCGCCGAGATCCGCACCCACTACCCGCTCTCGATCGAGAACGAGCTCGTCCTCATCCGCCAGGAGGCCGCCCTCGACGAGATGGGCGCCGACGTCCCCGACCACCTGATCGAGGTGATCGCCCGCTTCACCCGGCTCGTCCGCGAGTCCACGGCGGTCGACGCGCGGTCCGGCGTGTCGGCCCGCTTCTCCATCGCGGCCGCCGAGACCGCGGCCGCCTCCGCCGTACGGCGTGCGGCCCTGACCGGCGAGGAGCGCCCGGTGGCCCGGGTGGCCGACCTGCCGGGAATCGTGCACACGCTGCGCGGCAAGGTGGAGTTCGAGGTCAGCGAGGAGGGCCGGGAGACCGAGGTCCTCGCCCACCTGCTCCGCCGGGCCGTGGCCGAGACGTTCCGGGGCACGCTCGGCGGCGTGGATCTGACCGCGCTGCTGGACAGGTTCTCCGAGGGTGTCCAGGTCGAGTCGGGCGCCATGATCCCCGCCGCGGAACTGCTCCGCAGGATCGGCCCGGTGCAGGGCCTGGCCAAGATCATGTCGCAGCTCGGCATCGGCGACGAGTCCCCCGGACACGCCGCCGCCGCTCTGGAGTTCGCCCTGGAGGGGCTCTACCTCCTGCGCCGGCTGTCCAAGGACGAGGTGGACGGCACGGCGGTCTACCGCACCTGA
- a CDS encoding FIST signal transduction protein, translating into MALLTSRFADGLAVGSDLVATAETAVRQALDGLSGPADLLCFFICGDDPDDVSRAGLRAMRMAPKAAVLGCSATGVIGDGQGIEVTPSVSAWAATLDGARLTTFVLDTFRADDRFVVVGLPERHPDDHAAILLADPYSFPTDGFVERSEEVLGDLPLIGGMANAIQGRGAVRLFADGEIYSEGAVGVLLSGPVNVSTVVSQGCRPIGPSMAVTEVEDNLLLELAGQPALARLEEIVSALDEDDRDLVASGLQIGIAMNEYAERHERGDFLIRGVIGIDPEREAVAIGDVVEVGRTVRFQVRDAATADEDLYELLEAHREEFGRVDGALLFSCNGRGSAMFGSADHDAVAVRDTLGPVGVAGFFAAGEVGPVGGHNHVHGFTASVLVFSSGTPADSP; encoded by the coding sequence GTGGCGTTGTTGACAAGCCGTTTCGCCGATGGTCTCGCGGTGGGGTCCGACCTGGTCGCCACGGCCGAGACCGCGGTGCGTCAGGCCCTGGACGGCCTGTCCGGGCCGGCTGACCTGCTCTGTTTCTTCATCTGCGGAGATGATCCCGACGACGTCTCCCGCGCGGGACTGCGGGCGATGCGGATGGCGCCCAAGGCCGCGGTCCTCGGCTGCAGCGCCACGGGAGTGATCGGTGACGGGCAGGGGATCGAGGTCACCCCTTCGGTGAGCGCCTGGGCCGCCACCCTGGACGGCGCCCGGCTGACGACCTTCGTGCTGGACACCTTCCGGGCCGATGATCGTTTTGTCGTGGTCGGCCTGCCCGAACGCCATCCCGACGACCACGCGGCCATCCTGCTCGCCGATCCCTACAGCTTCCCCACCGACGGCTTCGTCGAGCGCTCCGAGGAGGTGCTGGGCGACCTGCCTCTGATCGGAGGCATGGCCAACGCGATTCAGGGCCGGGGCGCGGTCCGGCTGTTCGCCGACGGGGAGATCTACAGCGAGGGCGCCGTCGGGGTGCTGCTCAGCGGTCCCGTCAACGTGAGCACCGTGGTGAGCCAGGGCTGCCGCCCGATCGGCCCGTCGATGGCCGTCACCGAGGTCGAGGACAACCTGCTCCTGGAGCTCGCGGGCCAGCCGGCCCTGGCACGGCTTGAGGAGATCGTCAGCGCGCTGGACGAGGACGACCGTGACCTGGTCGCCTCGGGGCTGCAGATCGGCATCGCCATGAACGAGTACGCCGAGCGGCACGAGCGCGGAGACTTCCTGATCCGGGGCGTGATCGGGATCGATCCCGAGCGGGAGGCCGTGGCCATCGGCGACGTCGTCGAGGTCGGCCGTACCGTCCGTTTCCAGGTCCGCGACGCCGCCACCGCCGACGAGGACCTGTACGAGCTGCTTGAGGCGCACCGCGAGGAGTTCGGCCGGGTGGACGGCGCGCTGCTGTTCTCCTGCAACGGCCGGGGCTCGGCCATGTTCGGCAGCGCCGACCATGACGCCGTCGCCGTCCGCGACACGCTCGGCCCCGTCGGCGTGGCGGGGTTCTTCGCCGCCGGGGAGGTGGGTCCCGTGGGCGGCCACAACCACGTGCACGGCTTCACCGCCTCCGTGCTGGTCTTCTCCTCCGGCACCCCCGCCGACAGCCCCTGA
- a CDS encoding helix-turn-helix domain-containing protein, translating into MSSHRRWRESGHLERAIETAGGPEQFEAEIRHLRDEHQAWRLAEMRKRRGLTQNQVAESMGISVGRVSQIEKGDVSTREVLDRYVAALGGTLTLIADFGDEQLKVS; encoded by the coding sequence GTGAGCAGCCATCGCAGGTGGCGTGAGAGCGGCCATCTGGAGCGCGCGATCGAGACCGCAGGCGGGCCGGAGCAGTTCGAGGCGGAGATCCGACATCTGCGAGATGAGCATCAAGCGTGGCGTCTCGCCGAGATGCGCAAACGGCGCGGACTCACTCAGAACCAGGTGGCGGAGAGCATGGGCATCTCTGTTGGCAGAGTGTCACAGATCGAGAAGGGCGACGTGTCAACTCGCGAGGTCCTGGATCGCTATGTGGCTGCGCTCGGCGGCACCCTCACGCTCATCGCTGACTTTGGCGACGAGCAGCTCAAGGTCAGCTGA
- a CDS encoding type II toxin-antitoxin system RelE/ParE family toxin, whose translation MSEWEIFFTEEVEEFLDALHEIDRGSHKLVNQAILMLERNGPAEGRPLVDTVAGSKISNMKELRPGSAGRSEIRILFVFDPWRAAILLVAGDKAGNWERWYREAIPRAQRLYEIYLVDRQKEITQ comes from the coding sequence GTGAGCGAATGGGAGATCTTTTTCACCGAGGAGGTAGAAGAGTTCCTTGACGCACTCCATGAGATCGATCGGGGGTCGCACAAGCTGGTCAACCAGGCAATCCTGATGCTGGAGCGTAACGGGCCCGCTGAAGGGCGGCCATTGGTGGACACCGTCGCGGGATCCAAGATCTCTAATATGAAGGAGCTTCGGCCTGGATCCGCAGGCCGAAGCGAGATCCGGATTCTCTTCGTCTTCGACCCGTGGCGAGCGGCGATCCTGCTGGTTGCGGGAGACAAGGCGGGTAACTGGGAACGCTGGTATCGAGAGGCGATCCCGAGAGCTCAGCGACTGTACGAGATCTACTTGGTAGATCGGCAGAAGGAGATAACGCAGTGA
- a CDS encoding ABC transporter permease → MDIRDLWSEALAGMLARPVRSALTTLGTVLGIATLVITLGIAATAGNQIVGRFDELTATAITVEVPDKPDPLVTWDAPASLTRLRGVTSAVALAQTDTSSNLQVTSNALVDPTRVTGQTLAVVAAGPELPRAVHGRMTGGRFFDEGHIGRRDRVVVLGEQAARMLGVTRLANAPAVFIGDRAYTVIGILGDLRREQILSTAVIVPPTIGADFGLKNVTRVLVTTTLGAAELIAGQAPVALSPNHPSELQVIAPPSPKRARDGVQDDVNGLFLILGLVSLVVGAVGIANVTLVTVMERIAEIGLRRSLGAARRHIAAQFLLESTLIGMTGGVIGASLGLVSVVVISATKEWTPVLDVGLALAAPVAGALVGLLAGLYPALRAARMEPADALR, encoded by the coding sequence GTGGACATCCGCGACCTCTGGTCCGAGGCCCTGGCGGGCATGCTCGCCCGCCCCGTCCGCTCCGCCCTGACCACGCTCGGCACCGTCCTCGGCATCGCCACCCTGGTCATCACCCTGGGCATCGCCGCCACCGCCGGAAACCAGATCGTCGGGCGGTTCGACGAGCTCACCGCCACCGCGATCACCGTCGAGGTGCCCGACAAACCCGACCCGCTGGTCACCTGGGACGCCCCCGCCTCCCTCACCCGGCTGCGCGGAGTGACCTCGGCCGTCGCGCTCGCCCAGACCGACACGAGCTCCAACCTCCAGGTCACCTCCAACGCCCTGGTGGACCCCACCAGGGTCACCGGCCAGACCCTGGCCGTGGTGGCCGCCGGGCCCGAACTCCCACGGGCGGTCCACGGCCGGATGACCGGGGGCCGTTTCTTCGACGAAGGTCACATCGGGCGCCGCGACCGCGTGGTGGTCCTCGGCGAGCAGGCCGCCAGGATGCTCGGCGTCACCCGCCTCGCGAACGCCCCCGCCGTGTTCATCGGCGACCGCGCCTACACCGTGATCGGCATCCTCGGCGATCTGCGCCGCGAGCAGATCCTGTCCACCGCCGTGATCGTGCCACCCACGATCGGCGCCGACTTCGGTCTGAAGAACGTCACCCGTGTCCTGGTCACCACCACCCTTGGCGCCGCCGAACTGATCGCCGGCCAGGCCCCCGTCGCGCTGAGTCCCAATCACCCCAGCGAACTCCAGGTCATCGCCCCGCCCAGCCCCAAACGCGCCCGCGACGGCGTCCAGGACGACGTCAACGGCCTGTTCCTGATCCTCGGCCTGGTATCCCTGGTGGTCGGCGCGGTGGGCATCGCCAACGTCACCCTGGTCACCGTGATGGAACGCATCGCCGAGATCGGCCTGCGCCGCTCCCTGGGCGCCGCCCGCCGCCACATAGCCGCCCAGTTCCTGCTGGAGTCCACGTTGATCGGTATGACCGGCGGCGTGATCGGCGCCAGTCTCGGCCTGGTCTCCGTCGTGGTCATCTCCGCCACGAAGGAGTGGACTCCCGTCCTCGACGTCGGCCTGGCCCTGGCGGCTCCCGTCGCCGGTGCCCTGGTAGGCCTTCTCGCGGGCCTCTACCCGGCCCTCCGCGCAGCCCGCATGGAACCCGCCGACGCCCTGCGTTGA
- a CDS encoding ABC transporter ATP-binding protein, whose amino-acid sequence MNLVIHLDDVSRVFPADPPVHALSKIRLRVEQGDYLAIVGPSGSGKSTLLNTLGLLDRPTSGSYLLDGIETTTLKDGARTRLRGHRIGFVYQSFHLLDHRTVAENVMLAEVYGRSGGAGGERARNEQANPRASATINPRGEAGGERANPRARATAGGYGRRGRRRRAEEMLEKVGMSHRVDFLPGRLSGGERQRVAIARALMGGPSLLLCDEPTGNLDSRNTEAVLDLFDGLRDQGLTLLVITHEDAVSARASRRVRISDGVLTEE is encoded by the coding sequence GTGAACCTCGTCATCCACCTGGACGACGTCAGCCGGGTGTTCCCCGCGGATCCGCCCGTGCACGCGCTCTCCAAGATCCGCCTACGTGTTGAGCAGGGTGACTATTTGGCCATCGTGGGCCCCTCGGGGTCCGGGAAGTCCACCCTGCTCAACACGTTAGGCCTGCTCGACCGGCCCACCTCGGGCTCCTACCTGCTGGACGGGATCGAGACGACCACGCTGAAGGACGGCGCCAGGACCAGGCTGCGGGGACACCGGATCGGTTTCGTCTACCAGTCCTTCCACCTGCTCGACCACCGGACCGTGGCGGAGAACGTCATGCTCGCCGAGGTGTACGGCCGGAGCGGCGGAGCCGGGGGTGAGCGAGCGAGGAACGAGCAGGCGAACCCTCGAGCGAGCGCGACCATCAACCCGCGCGGCGAAGCCGGGGGTGAGCGGGCGAACCCGCGGGCGCGCGCGACCGCCGGCGGGTATGGCAGGCGGGGCCGTCGCAGGCGTGCCGAGGAGATGCTGGAGAAGGTCGGCATGAGCCATCGGGTCGACTTCCTGCCCGGCCGCCTGTCCGGCGGCGAGCGCCAGCGTGTCGCCATCGCCCGCGCCCTGATGGGCGGGCCGTCTCTGCTGCTGTGCGACGAGCCCACCGGCAACCTCGACAGCAGGAACACCGAAGCGGTGCTCGACCTGTTCGACGGCCTGCGCGATCAGGGCCTCACGCTCCTGGTCATCACCCACGAGGACGCGGTGAGCGCCCGCGCGAGCCGCCGGGTCCGCATCAGCGACGGCGTCCTCACCGAGGAGTGA
- a CDS encoding peptidoglycan-binding protein, with protein MRSPRRVLGAVLAGVVLIAGGGWAVGTRLRSPADEAALRQPPKPSLITSPVVRRKLTSTVAVSGTLAYGSPLPVTLAGVVGGTAEAQRVTRAPRPGKIAEGSVLMEVNGRPVFALRGKVPMHRTMTPGATGADVRQLQTALRRLGFGAPNTGVFDSATTAAVRRWYAKRGYTAQEPDLTAKQTREQLRQAVQVAEEALLTDRKALEAGRDVLPLKLKLDNARKDLRAAEDTLEEEDSADLTPEETRQVEDLRRAVRAGEEEALAAEQALTAARSPRPLPTAAPETALPTPRPSSALPTAEPEEDRRLLELRASNARQNLESARTALASFGDQASAGKEKRLEELRRTVRLGRESVATAEQALRQARQNSPLQLKVANGGKNVASARSILAEYLKTYGVGVPPGEIVFLPSLPARLDKAEVKPGDAVEGRVATVTSSAFAVTGSVESREAKLLRKGMKATLEIDDETRFPAVLSATGDAARPAEADEKAEGAGAAGASDERLGSVPVLLTPTVTKGLQELIGMPVTVKISVGATENAVLTVPVAAVVTSADGRPRVQVELPGGGDKAGDVEVRTGLTADGTVEVTPVKPGALKEGDRVVVSGV; from the coding sequence ATGAGATCACCCCGGCGGGTGCTGGGGGCTGTGCTGGCCGGGGTCGTCCTGATCGCCGGAGGCGGGTGGGCGGTCGGCACGCGGCTGCGTTCCCCCGCCGACGAGGCCGCGCTCCGGCAGCCGCCCAAGCCGTCGCTGATCACCTCTCCCGTCGTACGGCGGAAGCTCACCAGCACGGTCGCCGTCAGCGGCACCCTGGCGTACGGCTCGCCGCTTCCCGTCACCCTCGCCGGGGTGGTGGGCGGCACCGCGGAGGCCCAGCGGGTCACCCGGGCTCCGCGCCCCGGAAAGATCGCCGAGGGCTCGGTGCTGATGGAGGTCAACGGCCGCCCGGTGTTCGCCCTGCGCGGCAAGGTCCCCATGCACAGGACCATGACCCCCGGCGCCACCGGCGCCGACGTCAGGCAACTCCAGACGGCGCTGCGCCGCCTCGGGTTCGGCGCGCCGAACACCGGCGTCTTCGACTCCGCGACCACGGCCGCCGTCCGGCGCTGGTACGCCAAGCGGGGATACACGGCCCAGGAACCCGACCTCACCGCCAAACAGACCAGGGAGCAGCTTCGCCAGGCCGTACAGGTCGCCGAGGAGGCCCTGCTCACCGACCGCAAGGCCCTCGAGGCCGGACGTGACGTCCTGCCGCTGAAACTCAAGCTCGACAACGCCCGTAAGGACCTGCGAGCCGCCGAGGACACGCTGGAGGAAGAGGACTCCGCGGACCTCACCCCCGAGGAGACACGCCAGGTGGAGGACCTGCGCCGGGCCGTACGGGCCGGCGAGGAGGAGGCCCTGGCCGCCGAGCAGGCCCTCACCGCGGCCAGGTCCCCGCGGCCCCTCCCCACGGCCGCACCTGAGACGGCCCTTCCCACGCCCAGACCCTCCTCGGCCCTCCCCACGGCGGAGCCCGAGGAGGACAGGCGGCTGCTGGAGCTGAGGGCCTCCAACGCCCGGCAGAACCTGGAATCCGCGCGCACCGCCCTTGCCTCTTTCGGGGACCAGGCGAGCGCGGGTAAGGAGAAACGCCTTGAGGAACTGCGCAGGACCGTACGGCTGGGCCGGGAGTCCGTGGCCACCGCCGAGCAGGCGCTGCGCCAGGCCCGCCAGAACTCCCCGCTCCAGCTGAAGGTCGCCAACGGCGGCAAGAACGTGGCGAGCGCCAGATCGATCCTGGCCGAATACCTGAAGACGTACGGCGTCGGCGTCCCGCCCGGCGAGATCGTCTTCCTTCCCTCGTTGCCCGCCCGGCTGGACAAGGCGGAGGTGAAGCCCGGCGACGCCGTCGAGGGAAGGGTCGCCACGGTGACCAGCTCGGCCTTCGCGGTGACCGGTTCGGTGGAGAGCAGGGAGGCCAAGCTGCTGCGCAAGGGCATGAAGGCCACGCTGGAGATCGACGACGAGACGCGGTTCCCCGCGGTGCTGAGCGCGACCGGCGACGCGGCCAGGCCCGCCGAGGCCGACGAAAAGGCCGAAGGCGCCGGTGCCGCAGGGGCCTCCGACGAGAGGCTGGGCTCGGTGCCGGTGCTGCTCACCCCGACGGTCACCAAGGGCCTGCAGGAGCTGATCGGCATGCCGGTCACCGTGAAGATCTCTGTCGGAGCCACCGAGAACGCCGTACTCACCGTTCCGGTGGCCGCGGTCGTCACCTCGGCCGACGGCCGGCCCCGCGTCCAGGTGGAACTGCCCGGCGGCGGAGACAAAGCCGGCGACGTGGAGGTCAGGACCGGCCTCACCGCCGACGGCACCGTGGAGGTGACGCCCGTGAAGCCGGGCGCGCTGAAAGAGGGCGATCGGGTGGTGGTGAGCGGTGTCTGA
- a CDS encoding PadR family transcriptional regulator: protein MAKGSTTVSEPTYFILASLLDGPLHGHGIIKQTLKLSEERVRLPVGTLYGALDRLAAGGLIAVDREEIVEGRPRRYFVLTDQGQNLVAAEALRMQQASSVVTSRILRLGSAFS, encoded by the coding sequence ATGGCTAAAGGATCAACCACGGTCAGTGAGCCGACCTATTTCATCCTCGCCTCGCTGCTCGACGGCCCCCTGCACGGACACGGCATCATCAAGCAGACCCTGAAGCTCTCCGAGGAGCGGGTCAGGCTTCCGGTCGGCACGCTTTACGGCGCGCTCGACCGGCTCGCGGCGGGCGGGCTGATCGCCGTCGACCGCGAGGAGATCGTCGAGGGGCGGCCGAGGAGATACTTCGTCCTCACCGACCAGGGACAGAACCTGGTCGCCGCCGAGGCCCTGCGCATGCAGCAGGCGTCATCGGTCGTGACCAGCCGGATCCTCCGTCTCGGATCGGCGTTCTCGTGA
- the ilvA gene encoding threonine ammonia-lyase: MADAQVTYDDVVAARETLAGVALRTPLLHSHALSDGLGGPVHLKCENLQRSGSFKVRGAYVRIAGLNAEERGRGVVAASAGNHAQGVALSSGLVGIKSTVYMPEGAPLPKVAAARSYGADVIFAGDTVDIALARAREHAEQTGAVFIHPFDHPDVIAGQGTIGLEILEQFPEVGTIVMSVGGGGLAAGVALAAKSLRPGVRIVGVQAERAAAYPASLAAGHPVMVRPASTMADGIAVGLPGELPFELIHYLVDSVVTVTESEISQALVLCLERAKQVVEPAGVAAVAAILAHPQVFEPPVVAVLSGGNIDPLLLSKVLRHGLAAAGRYLTLRVQLPDRPGALASLVTKLAELGANVLDIVHERLNMRVGEVEVQLQLETRGPVHSDEVLGSLRRDGYRLTIG, from the coding sequence ATGGCAGACGCTCAGGTGACCTACGACGACGTGGTCGCCGCCCGCGAGACCCTCGCCGGCGTGGCCCTGCGGACCCCGCTGCTGCACTCGCACGCCCTGTCCGACGGCCTCGGCGGGCCCGTCCATCTCAAGTGCGAGAACCTGCAGCGTTCGGGGTCGTTCAAGGTGCGCGGCGCCTACGTCAGGATCGCCGGGCTGAACGCGGAGGAGCGCGGCCGGGGGGTGGTGGCGGCCAGCGCGGGCAACCACGCCCAGGGGGTCGCCCTCAGCTCGGGCCTGGTCGGCATCAAGTCGACGGTCTACATGCCGGAGGGGGCGCCGCTGCCCAAGGTGGCCGCGGCCCGCTCCTACGGCGCCGATGTGATCTTCGCGGGTGACACCGTGGACATCGCGCTGGCCCGTGCCAGGGAACACGCCGAGCAGACGGGGGCGGTGTTCATCCACCCCTTCGACCATCCGGACGTCATCGCGGGGCAGGGCACGATCGGGCTGGAGATCCTGGAGCAGTTTCCCGAGGTCGGCACGATCGTGATGTCGGTGGGCGGCGGAGGGCTGGCCGCCGGCGTCGCGCTCGCGGCCAAGTCGCTGAGGCCGGGCGTGCGCATCGTCGGGGTGCAGGCCGAGAGGGCCGCCGCCTACCCGGCCTCACTTGCGGCCGGGCACCCGGTCATGGTCAGGCCCGCCTCGACGATGGCCGACGGCATCGCGGTCGGCCTCCCGGGAGAGCTGCCCTTCGAGCTGATCCACTACCTGGTCGACAGCGTCGTCACGGTCACCGAGAGCGAGATCTCCCAGGCGCTGGTGCTCTGCCTGGAGCGCGCCAAGCAGGTCGTCGAGCCCGCGGGGGTCGCCGCGGTGGCGGCGATCCTGGCCCATCCGCAGGTCTTCGAACCGCCGGTGGTGGCCGTGCTCTCCGGCGGGAACATCGACCCGCTGCTGCTGTCCAAGGTCCTCCGGCACGGACTGGCCGCCGCCGGGCGCTACCTGACGCTGCGGGTGCAGCTGCCCGACAGGCCGGGTGCGCTGGCGTCGCTGGTGACCAAGCTGGCGGAGCTCGGCGCGAACGTGCTGGACATCGTGCACGAACGGCTGAACATGCGGGTGGGCGAGGTCGAGGTGCAGCTCCAGCTGGAGACCAGGGGGCCGGTGCACTCCGACGAGGTGCTCGGATCCCTCCGCAGGGACGGATACAGGCTCACCATCGGATGA
- a CDS encoding M1 family metallopeptidase, with translation MVTATLLGTFGAVACSPSSGASAPAPAVDNPLPPDGTHPVSRHAGRAGAPGIGDPDFPNDGNGGYDVAHYRLKIAYDPPTKRLSGVAGIEATSTQDLSSFNLDLSGFDVSRITVDGKPATFQRDKQELTVTPAAFIPDKTPFTVEVSYSGVPKPVENSTNLGTYGFIPTKDGAFVACEPNGARTWFPGNDHPADKALYDFEITVPKGTTALANGELTSEPKTADGKTTFLWKEKNPMASYLATMTLGAFELRQGKTASGIKNLAAVDPKYQSALDNLYTTSGKVTDYWSTVFGPYPFSSTGGVIDDFAAGYALENQTKPLYGGFTPDTAIIAHELAHQWFGDSLTIKRWRDLWLNEGFATYAEWLWSERNGDATTEQLFQKEYAVSADAPIWKYPAGHARPDDLFNSSVYTRGGMTLHALRQRIGDPTFFKLLKTWTADHKYGYVTTDEFIALAEKISGKDLDKLFDAWLFTPSKPTTW, from the coding sequence GTGGTAACCGCTACGCTTCTCGGCACATTCGGAGCGGTTGCCTGCTCGCCGTCGAGCGGGGCGAGCGCCCCCGCCCCAGCCGTCGACAACCCGCTGCCCCCCGACGGCACGCACCCCGTCTCGCGGCACGCGGGCAGGGCGGGCGCCCCCGGAATCGGCGATCCCGACTTCCCGAACGACGGAAACGGCGGCTACGACGTCGCCCACTACCGGCTCAAAATCGCCTACGACCCACCCACCAAGCGCCTTTCCGGCGTCGCCGGCATCGAGGCCACGTCCACCCAGGACCTGTCCAGCTTCAACCTGGACCTCTCCGGTTTCGACGTCAGCCGGATCACGGTGGACGGCAAGCCCGCGACGTTCCAGCGGGACAAGCAGGAACTGACCGTGACCCCGGCCGCGTTCATCCCCGACAAGACCCCGTTCACCGTCGAGGTCTCCTACTCCGGAGTGCCCAAACCGGTCGAGAACTCCACCAACCTGGGCACCTACGGCTTCATCCCGACCAAGGACGGCGCCTTCGTCGCGTGCGAGCCCAACGGCGCCAGGACGTGGTTCCCCGGCAACGACCACCCGGCGGACAAGGCGCTCTACGACTTCGAGATCACCGTTCCCAAGGGGACCACCGCGCTGGCCAACGGCGAGCTCACCTCGGAGCCGAAGACCGCCGACGGCAAGACGACCTTCCTCTGGAAGGAGAAGAACCCGATGGCGAGCTACCTGGCCACGATGACGCTGGGCGCGTTCGAGCTGCGCCAGGGCAAGACGGCCTCGGGAATCAAGAACCTGGCCGCCGTGGACCCGAAATACCAGAGCGCACTGGACAATCTGTACACCACCTCGGGAAAGGTCACCGACTACTGGAGCACGGTGTTCGGCCCCTACCCGTTCTCCTCCACCGGCGGCGTGATCGACGACTTCGCCGCGGGCTACGCCCTGGAGAACCAGACCAAGCCCCTCTACGGCGGGTTCACCCCGGACACCGCGATCATCGCCCACGAACTGGCCCACCAGTGGTTCGGCGACAGCCTGACCATCAAGCGGTGGAGGGATCTCTGGCTCAACGAGGGCTTCGCGACCTACGCCGAGTGGCTCTGGTCCGAGCGCAACGGTGACGCCACCACCGAGCAGCTCTTCCAGAAGGAGTACGCGGTTTCCGCGGACGCCCCCATCTGGAAGTACCCGGCGGGTCACGCCCGGCCCGACGACCTCTTCAACAGCTCGGTCTACACCCGCGGCGGCATGACGCTCCACGCGCTCAGGCAGCGGATCGGCGACCCGACGTTCTTCAAACTGCTGAAGACCTGGACCGCCGATCACAAGTACGGATATGTCACGACCGATGAGTTCATAGCCCTGGCGGAGAAGATCTCCGGCAAGGACCTCGACAAGCTGTTCGACGCCTGGCTGTTCACCCCCAGCAAGCCGACGACCTGGTAG